One Paraburkholderia agricolaris DNA segment encodes these proteins:
- a CDS encoding OprD family outer membrane porin, with product MKAYAPRAVCCRIGLQITLSGILGLPLSVLAQTADVTVPASGVDFAEQKGQDTVEHAAAAAASQATPPSHGDAANLVEMFTKGQFFGDIRTIYFSSHNAFYQSGLNQNTASYGGGIGYKTANFYGFSLGVSGYIQRGIDHSDDPTKVDSYLGPNITALGMAYLRWEHKDFSVTAGNQELDVPFASTYDWRMAPQLFQGVTAKYGDADNYVTAFRMFRFKSYIDNSFTRQTTYNANIDPYSPVGNQETNGFYGIGGVRTVPLDPIALKGQAWYMGYLDYARMTYLEGQVNLTQGAIQPFAAAQFFYETGDGKQLLGPINSQVYGVQLGLKRNSLLLSFGYDYIKPHGGSYLNGALVTPYAHYVASGPLFAQPFLSSTQDLGAGSAFAIDLNGAPTSNLFVGFRYSFMDLKNSPGAASLDQSEYLVYAIYSLGGKFKGFSIADFLAYDSSPTYKSKFVQNRLTLQYAWGPQ from the coding sequence ATGAAGGCTTATGCACCACGCGCCGTCTGCTGTCGAATCGGCTTGCAGATAACGCTATCGGGGATCTTGGGGTTGCCACTTTCTGTTTTAGCACAGACGGCGGATGTAACCGTTCCCGCTTCAGGTGTGGATTTCGCAGAGCAAAAGGGACAGGACACTGTCGAGCATGCTGCCGCTGCCGCCGCTTCTCAGGCCACGCCTCCCAGTCATGGGGATGCGGCGAATCTCGTAGAGATGTTCACGAAGGGTCAGTTCTTTGGCGATATCAGAACAATCTATTTCTCGTCGCACAATGCTTTCTACCAGTCCGGACTGAATCAGAATACCGCTAGCTATGGCGGCGGAATCGGCTACAAGACCGCTAACTTCTACGGATTTTCCTTGGGTGTTAGCGGCTACATCCAACGCGGCATTGATCACTCGGATGATCCGACGAAAGTCGATAGCTATCTTGGACCCAACATTACGGCGTTGGGTATGGCCTACCTGAGGTGGGAGCATAAGGATTTCAGCGTGACCGCGGGTAATCAGGAGTTGGACGTTCCGTTCGCATCGACGTATGACTGGCGGATGGCCCCGCAATTGTTTCAGGGCGTGACGGCAAAGTACGGGGACGCGGACAACTACGTCACCGCTTTCCGGATGTTTCGATTCAAATCCTATATCGACAACTCGTTCACCAGGCAGACTACCTATAACGCCAACATTGACCCGTACTCTCCCGTTGGCAATCAGGAGACCAACGGATTCTATGGCATAGGAGGTGTTCGCACAGTTCCGCTGGATCCCATAGCGCTTAAAGGTCAGGCGTGGTACATGGGCTATCTGGACTACGCCCGCATGACGTATCTGGAGGGGCAGGTGAACCTTACGCAAGGTGCGATCCAGCCCTTCGCAGCTGCCCAGTTCTTTTATGAAACCGGTGACGGCAAACAGTTACTTGGCCCGATCAACAGTCAGGTGTACGGCGTACAGCTTGGACTCAAGCGCAACTCGCTGTTGCTTAGTTTCGGGTACGACTACATCAAACCTCATGGCGGCTCCTATCTCAATGGTGCACTCGTGACGCCTTACGCGCACTACGTTGCATCGGGTCCACTGTTTGCCCAGCCGTTCTTATCCAGTACACAGGATCTTGGCGCGGGGAGTGCTTTCGCGATCGACCTGAACGGTGCGCCGACTTCCAACCTGTTTGTTGGTTTTCGATATTCCTTCATGGACCTGAAGAACAGTCCGGGTGCGGCGAGTCTGGACCAGTCGGAGTATCTCGTCTACGCGATCTACTCGCTCGGCGGCAAGTTCAAGGGTTTCAGCATAGCGGACTTTCTTGCCTATGATAGTTCGCCGACCTACAAGAGCAAATTCGTTCAGAACCGGTTGACACTTCAATATGCCTGGGGACCACAGTAA